The following proteins are co-located in the Streptomyces bottropensis ATCC 25435 genome:
- a CDS encoding helix-turn-helix domain-containing protein has translation MVLRREPTARQMRLAMELRRLRDAAGLSAREAGELIGASRVQISHIEAGLAGLSEQRLRCLAAHYACKDGKFIDALAALATDRTRGWWEEYRGLLPTSFLDLSELEYHAAFRWDVDFLHVPGLLQTEDYARALFSRRVPELPREDVELRVLHRMQRHVILKQAKPVPYEVLVHEAALRIRVGGRATSRAQLDRVLEISTADHVTVRVIPFELDDFADVTAAMVYAGGPLPKLDTVVRDGPHGVLFIDSEAQLGVFRTLFRRVEGASLDPARSRDLIHRLAKEL, from the coding sequence ATGGTCCTGAGGCGCGAACCCACGGCACGTCAGATGCGCCTGGCGATGGAACTGCGTCGACTCCGCGACGCGGCAGGGCTCTCCGCTCGCGAGGCAGGAGAGCTGATCGGAGCGAGTCGCGTCCAGATCAGCCACATCGAGGCGGGCCTCGCAGGCCTGAGCGAGCAGCGACTACGCTGCCTCGCGGCCCACTATGCGTGTAAGGACGGCAAGTTCATCGACGCCCTGGCCGCCCTAGCCACCGATCGGACACGCGGCTGGTGGGAGGAGTACCGGGGGCTACTCCCTACCTCGTTTCTGGACCTGTCCGAGTTGGAGTACCACGCTGCCTTCCGATGGGACGTGGACTTCCTGCACGTCCCGGGCTTGCTCCAGACCGAGGACTACGCTCGGGCGCTCTTCTCCCGCCGCGTTCCCGAACTACCTCGAGAAGACGTCGAGTTGCGCGTCCTCCATCGAATGCAACGGCATGTCATTCTGAAGCAGGCGAAGCCGGTCCCGTACGAGGTGCTGGTGCACGAAGCAGCATTGCGGATCAGGGTAGGCGGCCGCGCCACCTCACGTGCTCAGCTGGACCGCGTCCTGGAAATCTCCACGGCAGACCACGTGACCGTGCGCGTCATCCCCTTCGAACTGGACGACTTCGCCGACGTCACAGCTGCCATGGTGTACGCGGGTGGCCCCCTCCCAAAGCTGGACACCGTGGTACGCGACGGCCCGCACGGCGTGCTCTTCATCGACTCCGAAGCACAGCTCGGCGTCTTTCGAACGCTTTTCCGTAGAGTTGAGGGAGCGTCACTCGATCCCGCTCGGTCGCGTGACCTCATCCACAGGTTGGCCAAGGAACTGTGA
- a CDS encoding DUF6507 family protein — translation MTGWDISPAGVGAVISTVREAAEGMNKGITLYGGAVQGAMESAGTLSFGGEGATKTDGQASGLVAVALGEFVTGTERDVVFLPLRASNSANGAVEATNAYGAGELEQAWNAQRQATLAPDVTAFLEEARKRAYEARTPTNSGGQP, via the coding sequence ATGACGGGGTGGGACATCTCGCCTGCCGGGGTGGGGGCGGTGATCTCGACGGTGCGGGAGGCCGCCGAGGGCATGAACAAGGGCATCACGCTGTACGGCGGTGCCGTGCAAGGCGCGATGGAGTCGGCGGGCACGCTGTCGTTCGGCGGTGAGGGCGCGACGAAGACGGATGGCCAGGCGTCGGGTCTGGTGGCGGTCGCGCTGGGCGAGTTCGTCACCGGTACGGAGCGGGACGTGGTGTTCCTGCCGCTGCGCGCGAGCAATTCGGCGAACGGCGCGGTTGAGGCTACGAACGCGTATGGGGCGGGGGAGCTGGAGCAGGCGTGGAACGCCCAGCGTCAGGCGACCCTGGCGCCGGATGTGACGGCGTTCCTGGAGGAGGCGCGCAAGCGGGCGTACGAGGCGCGGACGCCGACGAACAGCGGTGGTCAGCCGTGA
- a CDS encoding DUF397 domain-containing protein: protein MTTLDNWQKSSHSGSGDGNACVEITNRHTHIAIRDSKAPAGAVLSFPTGAFTTFIEALKLTPLRRTSPVSEADPPRSSQARSARVAGCGRSQATRTAWWRAPAGFASASC from the coding sequence GTGACCACCCTCGACAACTGGCAGAAGTCATCCCACTCCGGCAGCGGCGACGGCAACGCCTGCGTGGAAATCACAAACCGTCACACCCACATAGCCATCCGCGACTCAAAGGCCCCAGCCGGTGCAGTCCTCTCTTTCCCGACCGGCGCCTTCACCACTTTCATCGAGGCCCTGAAACTCACTCCGCTGCGACGGACTTCGCCAGTTTCCGAGGCTGATCCACCTCGTTCATCCCAAGCGCGGAGTGCCCGCGTTGCAGGTTGTGGAAGATCTCAAGCTACTCGAACAGCGTGGTGGAGAGCTCCAGCCGGGTTTGCCAGCGCCAGCTGTTGA
- a CDS encoding plasmid mobilization protein — protein MAKTRITISLEQDQAERIRQHAERAGLDVSAYLVHAATRQMAESDAIEEQFAEVDALIARAERAADGLPAEPVPEPAAELTEQERREVEEALGLVHGRDRQGRRPGHAA, from the coding sequence GTGGCAAAGACGCGCATCACCATCAGCTTGGAACAGGACCAGGCCGAACGCATCAGGCAGCACGCGGAGCGGGCGGGCCTGGACGTCTCGGCCTACCTGGTGCATGCCGCAACGCGCCAGATGGCCGAGAGTGATGCCATAGAGGAACAGTTCGCCGAGGTGGACGCACTCATCGCCCGCGCGGAGCGGGCAGCGGACGGACTGCCCGCCGAACCCGTCCCGGAACCGGCCGCGGAACTGACGGAGCAGGAACGCCGCGAGGTCGAGGAGGCCCTGGGCCTCGTCCACGGCCGGGACCGGCAGGGTCGCCGTCCGGGACATGCCGCGTGA
- a CDS encoding IS110 family transposase produces the protein MFDIEGVGVFLGMDVGKTAHHGHGLTPAGKKVFDKPMPNSEPRLRAVFDKLKAKFGTVLVIVDQPASIGALPLTVARDAGCEVAYLPGLAMRRIADLYPGEAKTDAKDAAVIADAARTMPHTLRSLELTDEITAELTVLTGFDQDLAAEATRTSNRIRGLLTQFHPSLERVLGPRLDHPAVTWLLERYGSPAALRKAGRRRLAELIRPKAPRMAARLIDDVFDALDEQSVVVPGTGTLDIVIPSLAASLAAVHDQRRALEAQISSLLEAHPLHSVLTSIPGVGVRTAAILLVTVGDGSAFPSAAHLASYAGLAPTTKSSGTSIHGEHAPRGGNRQLKRAMFLSAFACMNADPASRTYYDRQRARGKTHTQALLRLARQRISVLFAMLRDGTFYESRTPAIALAA, from the coding sequence ATGTTCGACATCGAAGGCGTGGGCGTCTTCCTCGGGATGGACGTCGGCAAGACCGCTCACCACGGCCACGGGCTCACTCCGGCCGGGAAGAAGGTCTTCGACAAGCCGATGCCCAACAGTGAACCCAGGCTGCGGGCCGTCTTCGACAAGCTCAAGGCCAAGTTCGGCACCGTCCTGGTGATCGTGGACCAGCCCGCCTCGATCGGGGCTCTGCCGCTGACCGTCGCCCGCGACGCCGGCTGCGAGGTCGCCTATCTGCCCGGACTCGCGATGCGACGGATCGCCGACCTCTATCCGGGTGAGGCGAAAACCGACGCGAAGGACGCGGCAGTGATCGCCGATGCGGCCCGGACGATGCCTCACACGCTGCGCTCGCTGGAGCTGACCGACGAGATCACCGCCGAACTCACGGTGCTGACCGGCTTCGACCAGGACCTCGCGGCCGAGGCCACCCGCACCAGCAACCGGATACGCGGCCTGCTCACACAGTTCCACCCCAGCCTCGAGCGCGTGCTCGGGCCCCGGCTCGACCACCCAGCTGTCACCTGGCTCCTCGAGCGCTACGGATCCCCGGCAGCTCTGCGGAAAGCCGGCCGCCGCAGACTCGCCGAACTCATCCGGCCCAAGGCCCCGCGCATGGCCGCGCGGCTGATCGACGACGTCTTCGACGCCCTCGACGAACAGAGTGTCGTGGTCCCGGGAACCGGCACCCTCGACATCGTGATCCCGTCCCTGGCCGCCTCGCTTGCCGCGGTCCACGACCAGCGCCGGGCACTGGAAGCCCAGATCAGCAGCCTGCTGGAGGCCCACCCTCTTCACTCGGTCCTGACCTCGATACCGGGCGTCGGAGTCAGGACCGCCGCCATCCTGCTGGTCACCGTCGGAGACGGGAGCGCCTTTCCCAGTGCCGCCCACCTCGCCTCTTACGCCGGCCTCGCCCCGACGACGAAGTCGTCGGGGACCTCAATCCACGGCGAACACGCGCCCAGAGGCGGCAACCGGCAGCTCAAACGCGCGATGTTCCTCTCCGCCTTCGCCTGCATGAACGCCGACCCAGCCTCCCGCACCTACTACGACCGGCAAAGAGCACGCGGAAAGACCCACACCCAAGCCCTCCTCCGACTCGCCCGCCAACGCATCAGCGTCCTGTTCGCCATGCTCCGCGACGGCACCTTCTACGAGTCCAGAACACCCGCCATCGCCCTCGCCGCATGA